From a region of the Corallococcus coralloides DSM 2259 genome:
- a CDS encoding PHB depolymerase family esterase, which produces MRMPWIALVVVLGAIACGGSFEPGEAETWGTHEAGLTITTEDQVVARLPASTGAGYGYGEYLPPGYLTSTTSYPVIIHLNGAGEFGTSPTEADLLGYVTRHGALKNIHKTAQGKAYFGQHQVMVFTPRAHANWQPAAIDAFISFIVANYRVDTTRIYLTGISFGGYGAWQYAYTYGSRLAALAPMATNIGAPGPTITQLKNVPVWAVHSFADGSSLSAETSWLTGVTKNYGLFQPVQVTAPTQKVTYLFPGASSPVWSSPQPGAVATGSDIARLTVLPGGVHDCWTQQYDNYAFWDWLLAQHR; this is translated from the coding sequence ATGCGGATGCCATGGATTGCGCTGGTTGTTGTGTTGGGGGCCATCGCCTGCGGCGGGAGTTTCGAGCCGGGAGAGGCGGAGACATGGGGAACGCACGAAGCGGGGCTCACCATCACGACGGAGGACCAGGTCGTGGCCCGGCTGCCCGCGAGCACGGGGGCGGGCTATGGCTACGGTGAATACCTGCCTCCGGGGTACCTGACGTCCACCACGTCCTATCCGGTCATCATCCACCTGAACGGTGCTGGCGAGTTCGGCACGTCTCCGACGGAGGCGGACCTGTTGGGCTACGTGACGCGCCATGGGGCGCTGAAGAACATCCACAAGACGGCCCAGGGCAAGGCGTACTTCGGGCAGCACCAGGTGATGGTCTTCACGCCGCGCGCGCATGCGAACTGGCAGCCGGCGGCGATTGACGCGTTCATCAGCTTCATCGTGGCGAACTACCGCGTGGACACGACGCGCATCTACCTGACGGGCATCAGCTTCGGTGGCTATGGCGCCTGGCAGTACGCGTACACGTATGGGAGCCGTCTGGCGGCGCTGGCGCCCATGGCCACCAACATCGGCGCGCCGGGGCCCACCATCACCCAGCTGAAGAACGTGCCGGTGTGGGCGGTGCACTCGTTCGCGGACGGCAGCTCCCTTTCCGCGGAGACGTCCTGGCTGACGGGCGTGACGAAGAACTACGGCCTGTTCCAGCCGGTCCAGGTGACCGCGCCGACCCAGAAGGTGACGTACCTGTTCCCGGGCGCCAGCAGCCCCGTGTGGTCGTCACCCCAGCCCGGCGCGGTGGCCACCGGGAGTGACATCGCGCGCCTCACCGTGCTGCCCGGCGGCGTGCACGACTGCTGGACGCAGCAGTACGACAACTATGCGTTCTGGGATTGGCTCCTCGCCCAGCACCGCTAG
- a CDS encoding ATP-binding protein, which produces MALLAREQASHAEAEAERHKLYAIFEQAPVGIAIYRGPRHVIQFANLVQCRFWERSSEEVLGRPLSEVLPAEQGPSIIEKACDPVFQKGEPRVFTEERFEFTRQDTGERVEHYFNYTHVPMRDLEGTVEGFMAVAWDATDAVRSHQRAAVLTQQLQDRVDFEQQLIGIVSHDLRTPLNAIHLTVSAMARRDELDARTAQSVLRIQSAVHRAVRLVGDLLDFTQARLGKGIPIAPRAADLNQVARQVLEQVDAAHPGRTLRVQERGDATGVWDSERIAQVVQNLVTNAIKYSPETSPVQVTTRGEDGWVCLSVHNQGTPIPPEKLPGIFEPLQRATSEVDSTGRSVGLGLYIVKQLVEAHGGTVDVTSTLKQGTTFTVRLPRDGASRGQ; this is translated from the coding sequence GTGGCGCTGCTTGCCCGGGAGCAGGCGTCCCATGCCGAAGCGGAAGCGGAGCGCCACAAGCTCTACGCCATCTTCGAGCAGGCCCCGGTGGGCATCGCCATCTACCGGGGCCCCCGCCACGTCATCCAGTTCGCCAACCTCGTCCAGTGCCGCTTCTGGGAGCGCAGCAGCGAGGAGGTGCTCGGCAGGCCCTTGAGCGAGGTCCTACCCGCGGAGCAGGGGCCGTCCATCATCGAGAAGGCCTGCGACCCCGTCTTCCAGAAGGGGGAGCCCCGGGTCTTCACGGAGGAGCGCTTCGAGTTCACCCGCCAGGACACGGGCGAGCGGGTGGAGCACTACTTCAACTACACGCACGTGCCCATGCGGGACCTGGAGGGAACGGTCGAGGGCTTCATGGCGGTGGCCTGGGACGCCACGGACGCGGTGAGGTCTCACCAACGCGCGGCCGTCCTGACCCAGCAACTCCAGGACCGCGTCGACTTCGAGCAGCAGCTCATTGGCATCGTCAGCCATGACCTGCGCACCCCGCTCAACGCCATCCACCTGACGGTGAGCGCCATGGCCCGCCGCGACGAACTGGACGCGCGCACCGCCCAGTCCGTGCTGCGCATCCAGTCCGCCGTGCACCGCGCGGTGCGGCTCGTGGGAGACCTGCTGGACTTCACCCAGGCCCGGCTGGGCAAGGGCATCCCCATCGCGCCCCGGGCCGCGGACCTGAACCAGGTGGCCCGGCAGGTGTTGGAGCAGGTGGACGCGGCGCACCCCGGCCGCACCCTGCGGGTGCAGGAGCGAGGCGACGCGACGGGAGTGTGGGACTCCGAGCGGATTGCCCAGGTGGTGCAGAACCTGGTCACCAACGCCATCAAGTACAGCCCCGAAACGAGCCCGGTGCAGGTGACGACCCGGGGCGAGGACGGCTGGGTGTGCCTGTCCGTGCACAACCAGGGCACGCCCATCCCCCCGGAGAAGCTCCCCGGCATCTTCGAGCCCCTCCAGCGCGCGACGTCGGAGGTGGACTCCACCGGCCGCAGCGTGGGCCTGGGGCTCTACATCGTGAAGCAGCTGGTGGAGGCCCACGGCGGCACCGTCGACGTCACCTCCACCCTCAAGCAAGGCACCACGTTCACCGTGCGCCTGCCCCGCGACGGGGCCTCACGCGGGCAGTGA
- a CDS encoding annexin — protein MAIDGPRNNGLPRTLPQQPPAPKPLPPPPPPPPAPKPAPRDRSSFESPQGRTGPSLGTPTANVATTRNTVAGPPAPPAPAPQAPAPAPAPAAPAYTQAQADKDASALREAMDGGMTGWGTDEDKIFKTLEGKTPEQIAMIRQSYQDHYGKNLDEKIRDELGGSDLQRAEGLLQGNGAKSDAVNLQSEMDGLFGSNEDMLKILEKRSPAERHAIAQQYADMNGGTPAGQKPEDVLLARMGREMDGAQLERARSMLSAGQASTPAEATALETQALKAGLEEDMAGWGTDEGRIFERLERATPEQRAILAQDEGLKAKLKDELSTEEYDRAVGLMQGNPAQADAARLREAMGGFFGADESGVRDILQGKTPEQINAIKAEYQKQTGQSLDAQIQKWDGGDRDVTLRLLNPPAADDAKGQAEASAERLFLAMDGMGTDEDAIRSELSGKSKAQLNDIAAAYQQKYGKDLRSELDGELDGRDELELLKQDYDLGAIDPNDPNAAQERVRRLREVQSNESGFGVNLLDGIQHLTKGESDNDILNRNLDRADRAIATGDTQRANTLTGYATEDVKALQSAKDSLAETTATVAVVAATTAAVIATGGAATPLAVAGYAALGATTRAVTYATIQGGAAGAQDLSRQALIGAVEGGTAVIPIGKGASAVTGGTRVAATQATEAAVRTTVRETAEGTVRTAIKQGIKEGAYGGAAGGAMDAATQSETWKDGALTGVGRVATRAVTDGTVGAVTGGVVSGGLAKGADLIKPREIPVIHNPDLPGNTTKVRYDNGQVRIEAGPHATPADIAAHQETARLLQKYEGPTGQIRQLKDRVQQALTRTPGYGTQGFESKLEVQKLKNILGGLEAAQKRIDDSIAGMSGKPTAATVAERAALQRDIANVEFQIEFHAKRLESLAPGTGSVAMHGTPGATTPDWAGVGTTVNTVGQVTPPPQVPMTAAEDAAINGPRNAATETPQQFKARQAEGRRVYSERTYDPKTRTQAELNRDADPAVFTQLDSAGNKVPIESQQMAKVRAERAQTEMLRRGVIREQQLAEAFPNGPTLNVAANDAAHGAAHNAHTLDRHGASVPTNIADAPPGARTIESRVTDGAGWGKVENNSFQWSSDATMDATINKYVADNWDTIKTNLALYGHSDHLNIPVPPGTTVGNGFTATVDSAGRRAVPANAGSYNVKLRLIDGTPPQVMVLTAFPGP, from the coding sequence ATGGCGATCGACGGACCTCGTAACAACGGCCTTCCGCGCACGCTCCCGCAGCAGCCGCCGGCCCCAAAGCCTCTTCCACCGCCGCCGCCTCCTCCTCCCGCACCCAAGCCCGCGCCTCGCGACCGCTCCAGCTTCGAGAGCCCCCAGGGCCGGACCGGCCCGTCGCTGGGGACGCCGACCGCGAACGTCGCGACGACGCGCAACACCGTCGCCGGCCCGCCGGCACCGCCCGCGCCCGCCCCGCAGGCCCCGGCGCCTGCTCCCGCCCCGGCCGCGCCTGCGTACACGCAGGCCCAGGCGGACAAGGACGCCAGCGCCCTGCGCGAGGCCATGGACGGCGGCATGACCGGGTGGGGCACCGACGAGGACAAGATCTTCAAGACGCTCGAGGGCAAGACGCCCGAGCAGATCGCGATGATCCGCCAGAGCTACCAGGACCACTACGGCAAGAACCTGGATGAGAAGATCCGGGACGAGCTGGGCGGCTCCGACCTGCAGCGCGCGGAAGGCCTGCTCCAGGGCAACGGCGCGAAGAGCGACGCGGTCAACCTCCAGTCCGAGATGGACGGCCTGTTCGGCTCCAACGAGGACATGCTGAAGATTTTGGAGAAGCGCTCCCCCGCGGAGCGCCACGCCATCGCGCAGCAGTACGCGGACATGAACGGCGGCACCCCGGCGGGCCAGAAGCCCGAGGACGTCCTGCTGGCCCGCATGGGCCGGGAGATGGACGGCGCGCAGCTGGAGCGCGCCCGGAGCATGCTCAGCGCTGGGCAGGCGTCCACGCCCGCGGAGGCCACCGCGCTGGAGACCCAGGCGCTCAAGGCCGGCCTGGAAGAGGACATGGCCGGCTGGGGCACCGACGAGGGCCGCATCTTCGAGCGCCTGGAGCGGGCCACGCCGGAGCAGCGCGCCATCCTCGCGCAGGACGAGGGCCTGAAGGCGAAGCTCAAGGACGAGCTGTCCACCGAGGAGTACGACCGCGCCGTCGGCCTGATGCAGGGCAACCCGGCCCAGGCGGACGCGGCCCGGCTGCGCGAGGCCATGGGTGGCTTCTTCGGCGCGGACGAGAGCGGCGTGCGCGACATCCTCCAGGGGAAGACGCCGGAGCAGATCAACGCCATCAAGGCCGAGTACCAGAAGCAGACGGGCCAGTCGCTGGACGCCCAGATTCAGAAGTGGGACGGCGGCGACCGGGACGTCACGCTGCGCCTGCTCAACCCGCCCGCCGCGGACGACGCCAAGGGGCAGGCGGAGGCCTCCGCGGAGCGGCTGTTCCTGGCCATGGACGGCATGGGCACGGACGAGGACGCCATCCGCTCCGAGCTGAGCGGCAAGTCCAAGGCCCAGCTGAACGACATCGCCGCCGCCTACCAGCAGAAGTACGGCAAGGACCTGCGCTCGGAGCTGGACGGCGAGCTGGACGGCCGCGACGAGCTGGAGCTGCTCAAGCAGGACTACGACCTGGGCGCCATCGACCCCAACGACCCCAACGCCGCGCAGGAGCGCGTGCGGCGGCTGCGCGAGGTCCAGTCGAACGAGTCCGGCTTCGGCGTGAACCTGCTGGACGGCATCCAGCACCTCACCAAGGGCGAGTCGGACAACGACATCCTCAACCGCAACCTGGACCGCGCCGACCGGGCCATCGCGACGGGTGACACCCAGCGCGCGAATACGCTGACGGGCTACGCCACGGAGGACGTGAAGGCGCTCCAGTCCGCCAAGGACTCGCTGGCGGAGACCACGGCCACCGTGGCCGTCGTCGCCGCGACCACCGCGGCCGTCATCGCAACGGGCGGCGCGGCCACGCCCCTGGCCGTCGCCGGGTACGCGGCGCTGGGCGCCACCACGCGCGCGGTGACGTACGCCACCATCCAGGGCGGCGCGGCCGGGGCGCAGGACCTGAGCCGCCAGGCGCTCATCGGCGCCGTGGAGGGCGGCACGGCGGTGATTCCCATTGGCAAGGGCGCTTCCGCCGTCACGGGGGGCACGCGCGTGGCCGCCACCCAGGCCACGGAGGCCGCGGTCCGCACGACGGTGCGTGAGACGGCGGAGGGCACCGTGCGCACCGCCATCAAGCAGGGCATCAAGGAAGGTGCCTACGGCGGCGCGGCCGGTGGCGCCATGGACGCGGCCACCCAGTCCGAGACGTGGAAGGACGGCGCGCTCACGGGCGTGGGCCGCGTGGCCACCCGCGCGGTGACGGACGGCACCGTGGGCGCGGTGACGGGCGGTGTCGTCAGCGGCGGCCTGGCCAAGGGCGCGGACCTGATCAAGCCGCGCGAAATCCCGGTGATTCACAACCCGGACCTGCCGGGCAACACCACGAAGGTGCGCTACGACAACGGCCAGGTGCGCATCGAGGCGGGGCCGCACGCCACGCCCGCGGACATCGCCGCGCACCAGGAGACGGCGCGCCTGCTCCAGAAGTACGAGGGGCCCACCGGGCAGATCCGCCAGCTCAAGGACCGCGTCCAGCAGGCCCTCACCCGCACGCCGGGCTACGGCACGCAGGGCTTCGAGTCCAAGCTGGAGGTGCAGAAGCTCAAGAACATCCTGGGCGGCCTGGAGGCGGCGCAGAAGCGCATCGACGACAGCATCGCGGGAATGAGCGGCAAGCCCACCGCGGCCACCGTCGCCGAGCGCGCGGCGCTCCAGCGCGACATCGCCAACGTGGAGTTCCAGATCGAGTTCCACGCGAAGCGGCTGGAGTCGCTGGCGCCGGGCACGGGCTCCGTGGCCATGCACGGCACGCCGGGCGCCACGACGCCGGACTGGGCGGGCGTGGGCACGACGGTGAACACCGTGGGCCAGGTGACGCCGCCCCCGCAGGTGCCCATGACGGCCGCGGAGGACGCCGCCATCAACGGCCCGCGCAATGCCGCGACGGAGACGCCGCAGCAGTTCAAGGCGCGCCAGGCCGAGGGGCGCCGGGTGTACTCGGAGCGCACCTACGACCCGAAGACCCGGACCCAGGCGGAGCTCAACCGCGACGCGGACCCGGCCGTCTTCACGCAGCTGGATTCGGCGGGGAACAAGGTCCCCATCGAATCGCAGCAGATGGCCAAGGTGCGCGCGGAGCGGGCCCAGACGGAGATGCTGCGCCGGGGCGTCATCCGCGAGCAGCAGCTGGCCGAGGCCTTCCCGAACGGCCCCACGCTCAACGTGGCCGCCAACGACGCGGCGCACGGCGCGGCCCACAACGCGCACACCCTCGACCGGCACGGCGCGTCGGTGCCTACGAACATCGCGGACGCGCCCCCTGGAGCGCGCACCATCGAGAGCCGCGTCACCGACGGCGCCGGCTGGGGCAAGGTGGAGAACAACTCCTTCCAGTGGTCCAGCGACGCGACCATGGACGCCACCATCAACAAGTACGTGGCGGACAACTGGGACACCATCAAGACGAACCTGGCGCTGTACGGCCACAGCGACCACCTCAACATCCCCGTGCCTCCCGGCACGACGGTGGGCAATGGCTTCACGGCCACCGTGGACTCGGCGGGCCGCAGGGCCGTCCCCGCGAACGCGGGCAGCTACAACGTCAAGCTGCGCCTCATCGACGGCACCCCGCCGCAGGTGATGGTATTGACCGCCTTCCCTGGTCCCTGA
- a CDS encoding lytic transglycosylase domain-containing protein: MAISPLRSPSASMSRMPVQDAASPRLAGRPGGGDGFSSAQKPGLAAFQKDGFDIGSGKGAELGKLLQDTLSALTSIVQLVAQAVPGAAQGVSGAQGGKCGAGSQPFSDSSFTPQDSARPPVALNGNTGVVGPAASQTAVSNGNTGVVGPTASSSSGGTKLGGNLPPGLEKFRSAIESASAKTGMPAEMLAAQIWQESRGNLEAVSTNGGNGLTDTGLMQVNPNTYGELQAKHPELQGKNLSDPETNILAGAFYMKDMKAQFGSDELALRAYNSGPNGVDKSNPDAIPAGTGDATYVQKVKSFMNTLATGQGTLPA, from the coding sequence ATGGCCATCTCGCCCCTCCGCAGCCCCTCCGCTTCCATGTCCCGCATGCCGGTGCAGGACGCCGCCTCCCCCCGCCTCGCGGGCCGTCCGGGGGGCGGGGATGGGTTCTCCTCGGCCCAGAAGCCGGGGCTCGCCGCCTTCCAGAAGGACGGCTTCGACATCGGCTCCGGCAAGGGCGCGGAGCTGGGCAAGCTGCTGCAGGACACGCTGTCCGCGCTGACCTCCATCGTGCAGCTGGTGGCGCAGGCCGTGCCGGGTGCCGCGCAGGGCGTTTCCGGTGCGCAGGGCGGCAAGTGCGGCGCGGGTTCGCAGCCCTTCTCCGACAGCAGCTTCACGCCGCAGGACTCGGCGCGTCCTCCCGTGGCGCTCAACGGCAACACCGGCGTGGTGGGCCCGGCGGCGTCGCAGACCGCGGTGTCCAATGGCAACACGGGTGTCGTGGGGCCCACGGCCTCGTCTTCGAGCGGCGGCACGAAGCTGGGCGGCAACCTGCCCCCGGGGCTGGAGAAGTTCCGCAGCGCCATCGAGTCCGCCTCCGCCAAGACGGGCATGCCTGCGGAGATGCTGGCCGCGCAGATCTGGCAGGAGTCGCGCGGCAACCTGGAGGCCGTCTCCACCAACGGCGGCAACGGCCTGACGGACACCGGCCTGATGCAGGTCAACCCCAACACCTACGGGGAGCTGCAGGCGAAGCACCCGGAGCTCCAGGGCAAGAACCTCTCCGACCCGGAGACCAACATCCTGGCGGGCGCCTTCTACATGAAGGACATGAAGGCGCAGTTCGGCAGCGATGAGCTGGCCCTGCGCGCCTACAACTCCGGCCCCAACGGCGTGGACAAGAGCAATCCGGACGCCATCCCCGCCGGCACCGGCGACGCCACCTACGTGCAGAAGGTGAAGTCCTTCATGAACACGCTGGCCACCGGCCAGGGCACGCTGCCCGCGTAG
- a CDS encoding alpha/beta fold hydrolase, whose protein sequence is MADITHRTVRTNGIHLHLAEAGQGPLVLLLHGWPESGYSWRHQLRALADAGYHAVAPDVRGYGQSDRPEPIEAYSMKQLLADFVGLLDALGEKTAVVVGHDWGAAMAWNCAALHPDRFRAVVGMSVPHLGRTPMPPTQLFRHVFGDKWFYILYFQEPGIAEAELEADIPRTLRITLGGIPGFDTQAEAVKSRRQGDGFLTGLPVPDPLPAWLTEADLAHFAKELRHSGFRGGLNRYRNMDRDWEELPELATTLIPQPALFITGEKDPGRAFAPLDPMKALVPRLQDVLVIPDAGHWVQQERPAEVNAALLAFLKSLPA, encoded by the coding sequence ATGGCCGACATCACCCACCGCACCGTCCGGACGAATGGCATCCACCTGCACCTCGCCGAGGCCGGCCAGGGCCCGCTGGTCCTGCTCCTCCATGGCTGGCCGGAGTCCGGGTACTCGTGGCGCCACCAGCTCCGGGCGCTCGCGGACGCCGGCTACCACGCGGTCGCGCCCGACGTTCGCGGCTACGGCCAGAGCGACCGGCCCGAACCCATCGAGGCGTACAGCATGAAGCAGCTGCTGGCGGACTTCGTGGGCCTGCTCGATGCGCTGGGGGAGAAGACCGCGGTGGTGGTGGGCCACGACTGGGGCGCGGCGATGGCGTGGAACTGCGCCGCGCTGCACCCGGACCGCTTCCGCGCCGTCGTGGGCATGAGCGTGCCGCACCTGGGCCGCACGCCCATGCCGCCGACCCAGCTCTTCCGGCATGTGTTCGGGGACAAGTGGTTCTACATCCTCTACTTCCAGGAGCCGGGCATCGCCGAGGCGGAGCTCGAAGCGGACATCCCGAGGACGCTCCGCATCACCCTGGGCGGCATCCCCGGCTTCGACACGCAGGCCGAGGCCGTGAAGTCGCGCCGCCAGGGCGACGGCTTCCTCACCGGCCTCCCGGTGCCGGATCCGCTGCCCGCGTGGCTCACGGAGGCGGACCTCGCGCACTTCGCGAAGGAGCTCCGGCACAGCGGCTTTCGCGGCGGGCTCAATCGCTACCGCAACATGGACCGAGACTGGGAGGAGCTGCCCGAACTGGCGACGACCCTCATCCCGCAGCCCGCCCTGTTCATCACCGGGGAGAAGGACCCGGGCCGCGCCTTCGCTCCGCTGGACCCCATGAAGGCCCTGGTGCCGCGGCTCCAGGACGTGCTCGTCATTCCGGACGCGGGCCACTGGGTCCAGCAGGAGCGCCCCGCGGAGGTGAACGCCGCCCTGCTGGCGTTCCTGAAGTCACTGCCCGCGTGA
- a CDS encoding LysE family translocator, producing MISAEVWVLFLGYTVPMVVSPGPGNTVLATAGGRFGVRGTMPFWMGFEAANVALCLLYGIGLGRVLQGLPALHQVLRWGSVVYLLSLAWGFFRASATSGETSDASARLGFGEGLLAVALNPKIHSMILVMFSQFLDPSRGMFSQTAQLTAAFLAVCMACHFPWIYGGQLILGRFHSERALRIQGWTFGACMIAVAAWVAFA from the coding sequence ATGATTTCCGCCGAGGTGTGGGTGTTGTTCCTGGGCTACACGGTGCCCATGGTGGTGAGCCCCGGGCCGGGCAACACGGTGCTCGCCACCGCCGGAGGCCGCTTCGGCGTCCGGGGCACGATGCCCTTCTGGATGGGCTTCGAGGCGGCCAACGTCGCGCTGTGCCTCCTCTACGGCATCGGCCTGGGGCGGGTGCTGCAAGGACTGCCCGCGCTGCACCAGGTCCTGCGCTGGGGCAGCGTCGTGTACCTGCTCTCCCTCGCGTGGGGCTTCTTCCGCGCCTCGGCCACCTCCGGGGAAACGAGCGACGCGAGCGCGCGCCTGGGGTTCGGAGAGGGGCTGCTCGCGGTCGCGCTCAACCCGAAGATCCACTCGATGATCCTGGTGATGTTCTCCCAGTTCCTCGACCCCTCCCGGGGGATGTTCTCCCAGACGGCGCAGCTCACCGCGGCCTTCCTCGCCGTCTGCATGGCGTGCCACTTCCCGTGGATCTACGGCGGGCAGCTCATCCTGGGGCGCTTCCACTCCGAACGCGCCCTGCGCATCCAGGGCTGGACCTTCGGCGCCTGCATGATCGCCGTCGCGGCCTGGGTGGCCTTCGCCTGA
- the gcvA gene encoding transcriptional regulator GcvA: MRRIPPLGALRAFEAGARHLSFTRAATELRVTQAAISHQVRQLEDWLGVSLFERRGHALTLTARGAEYLRELTPVFERMSEATARLYAREQGPLRLTVLPSFASCWLLPRLERFRKQHPDIELHVNSSEALWDFLDDRFDVGIRSGLGRWTGLKAEQLASERLSPVCTPALAKRLRAPGDLGKARLLHDSPKDGWRRWLDAAGVSGVDADRGPVFNDAGLALQAARLGDGVALGRLMLAAEDLEAGRLVQPFKAVLPNDFSYWLVHPRPLTGRRDVAAFKAWVLEEARR; this comes from the coding sequence ATGCGCCGCATTCCACCGCTGGGTGCCCTCCGTGCCTTCGAGGCGGGAGCGCGGCACCTGAGCTTCACCCGCGCCGCCACGGAGCTGCGGGTCACCCAGGCGGCCATCAGCCATCAGGTGCGGCAGCTGGAGGACTGGCTCGGGGTCTCCCTGTTCGAGCGGCGGGGCCATGCGCTGACGCTGACGGCGAGGGGCGCCGAGTACCTGCGCGAGCTGACGCCCGTGTTCGAGCGCATGTCCGAGGCGACCGCGCGGCTGTACGCGCGCGAGCAGGGACCGCTGCGCCTCACGGTGCTGCCCTCCTTCGCCTCGTGCTGGCTGTTGCCGCGGCTGGAGCGCTTCCGGAAGCAGCACCCGGACATCGAGCTGCACGTGAACAGCTCGGAGGCGCTCTGGGACTTCCTCGATGATCGCTTCGACGTGGGCATCCGTTCCGGGCTGGGCCGGTGGACGGGGCTCAAGGCGGAGCAGCTCGCGTCCGAAAGGCTCTCGCCCGTGTGCACCCCGGCGCTGGCGAAGCGGCTGCGCGCGCCCGGGGACCTGGGGAAGGCCCGGCTCCTCCACGACTCGCCCAAGGATGGCTGGAGGCGCTGGTTGGATGCCGCCGGAGTGTCGGGCGTGGACGCGGACCGGGGCCCCGTGTTCAACGACGCCGGGCTGGCGCTCCAGGCCGCCCGGCTCGGGGATGGCGTGGCGCTGGGGCGGTTGATGCTCGCGGCGGAGGACCTGGAGGCGGGCCGGCTGGTCCAACCCTTCAAGGCAGTCCTCCCCAACGACTTCAGCTACTGGCTCGTGCACCCGCGTCCCCTGACGGGCCGGCGGGACGTGGCGGCCTTCAAGGCCTGGGTGCTGGAAGAAGCCCGGCGCTGA
- a CDS encoding PAS domain S-box protein: MECTHAGQNTDVLFRFPVQSAKDRAIFGIDLQGHIISWNPGAEHIKGWRAEEVLGQHFRMLFPEDYRQQGRVRRKS, from the coding sequence ATGGAGTGCACGCACGCAGGCCAGAACACGGATGTGCTCTTCCGCTTCCCGGTCCAGAGCGCGAAGGACCGCGCCATCTTCGGCATCGACCTGCAAGGGCACATCATCAGCTGGAACCCGGGCGCCGAGCACATCAAGGGCTGGCGCGCCGAGGAGGTCCTGGGCCAGCACTTCCGCATGCTCTTTCCCGAGGACTACCGCCAGCAGGGGCGCGTCCGGAGAAAGAGCTGA